In the Desulfuromonadales bacterium genome, CGGACCACCTCGGGGATGTCGCTCCGGTCGAAGGCGGCGGTCACGGCCTGGCGCATGGCGGTGAAGGCCTGCTGGTCCTGGTAGGGACGCACCCCGGCATTGAGGTTGTGGCCGCCGAGGTTGAGGACGGCATAGGTGAATTCGTCCTGGTTCCAGGTGATCCTGGAGCGGATCAGAGTGCGTCCGACACTGAGCTGCATCCGGCCGCTGGGGAACTTCTCGAGGGTGCAATTCTCAGCCGTGTAGCAGTGGATGCCGTGGACGTGGGATTCCTCCGGACGACAGGGTTCGCCGAAGCCGGAGACGATGGCGTGGTGGGCGGCAACCCGGATCAGGTCGAGGCGCGTCGGCTTGACCTGACTCTGGTAGATGCGGGCGGCGTTGCCCCAGCGGACCAGGTTGCTGGGGACCTTTGTCAGCCGGGAGAGAAACTCCCCTTCCAGGTTGACGCCGCAGGCCTCTTCGGCCAGTTGCAGCACGCGGGCGGCGTAGGCGAGCACCTGGGTCGTCTCGATTCCCGACACCTCGTCGAAGAACCAGCCGCAGCTGGTGTACATGAGCATGGCGTGGCGCTGCAGCTCCAGCAGCCGCAGCGTCTTGATTTCTTCCGCCGGTGTGAGTTGGCGGCCGGCCCGGCGCTGCAGGAACTCCCGGACCTTTTCCGGGGCACGGTCGAGGATGACCTCGATATAGGCGTCGCGCGTCCCCCAGGGGTCGGCGCAGAGGGGGGCCAGCTCCTTCTCAAAGAGCGGCGCCAGGCTGTCCCGCAGCCAGTCGAGGGCCTCGCGCAGCGGACCGCGCCAGGCCTGGTTCCAGCCGGCGCCGCCGCCGATGTGGCAGCCGCAGTCGGAGCGCCAGCGCTCGACGCCGTGGGCGCAACTCCAGGAGGTCTCCTCGACGATCTCCGCCTCGAAGGTCGGTGGGCACGCTTCGAGAAATTCGCCGAAAACGGTGACTTTCGCCAGTTTGCGGCTTTCGATGAAATCGAGGCAGTAGGCGAGAGCCATCTCGCCGAAACGGTGATGGTGTCCGTAGCTTTCGCCGTCGGTGGCGATGTGGACCAGTTGCGCCCCGTCCCGCTCGGCGAAGTTCCCGACCAGTCGTTTGGCGAAACGCTCGCCGTCCTCCAGCAGGCCGCTGAAGGCGACGTCGCGGGCGACAGGGCCATCGTAGAAGAAGAGGACGATGCTGGCACCCGACGGCAGACGGCAAAGATAGGGGCGCGTCGGGTCGACCCGGCCGTCGCTCACGTCTTGCCAGCCCTTTTCGCCAAGCTTGCGCACCCGGCTGGCCTGGTGCGGGGCGAGGATG is a window encoding:
- a CDS encoding DUF3536 domain-containing protein, which gives rise to MNRFICIHGHFYQPPRENPWLEDIELQDSAYPFHDWNERITTECYEPNSAARILGEKKRISRIVNNYAGISFNLGPTLLSWLEKSRPTTYQAVIEADRISRERFSGHGSALAQAYNHMIMPLANRRDKQTQIRWGIDDFVHRFGRPPEGMWLPETAVDTETLELLAEQGIAFTILAPHQASRVRKLGEKGWQDVSDGRVDPTRPYLCRLPSGASIVLFFYDGPVARDVAFSGLLEDGERFAKRLVGNFAERDGAQLVHIATDGESYGHHHRFGEMALAYCLDFIESRKLAKVTVFGEFLEACPPTFEAEIVEETSWSCAHGVERWRSDCGCHIGGGAGWNQAWRGPLREALDWLRDSLAPLFEKELAPLCADPWGTRDAYIEVILDRAPEKVREFLQRRAGRQLTPAEEIKTLRLLELQRHAMLMYTSCGWFFDEVSGIETTQVLAYAARVLQLAEEACGVNLEGEFLSRLTKVPSNLVRWGNAARIYQSQVKPTRLDLIRVAAHHAIVSGFGEPCRPEESHVHGIHCYTAENCTLEKFPSGRMQLSVGRTLIRSRITWNQDEFTYAVLNLGGHNLNAGVRPYQDQQAFTAMRQAVTAAFDRSDIPEVVR